Proteins encoded by one window of Erwinia pyrifoliae DSM 12163:
- the purB gene encoding adenylosuccinate lyase: protein MELSSLTAVSPVDGRYGDKISPLRTIFSEYGLLKYRVEVEIRWLQKLAACPEIEEVPAFDADANAFLDTVIATFSEEDAARIKTIERTTNHDVKAVEYFLKEKVASVPALHAVSEFIHFACTSEDINNLSHALMLETARREVIVPYWKKIIAAVKDLAVQYRDIPLLSRTHGQPATPSTLGKEMANVAYRFERQLCQLERIEILGKINGAVGNYNAHIAAYPEVDWHQLSEEFVTSLGVTWNPYTTQIEPHDYIAELFDCMARFNTILIDFDRDIWGYIALNHFRQKTIAGEIGSSTMPHKVNPIDFENSEGNLGLANAVMQHLARKLPVSRWQRDLTDSTVLRNLGVGVGYALIAYQATLKGVSKLEVNRDRLLDELDNNWEVLAEPIQTVMRRYGIEKPYEKLKELTRGKRVDAQGMKTFIDSLALPDEEKARLKQMTPANYLGRAVQMVDDLR from the coding sequence ATGGAATTATCCTCTCTGACCGCCGTTTCACCCGTAGATGGCCGTTATGGCGACAAGATCAGCCCCCTGCGTACTATTTTTAGCGAATATGGCCTGCTGAAATACCGCGTCGAGGTTGAAATCCGCTGGCTACAAAAACTGGCCGCTTGCCCAGAGATCGAGGAAGTTCCGGCATTTGATGCCGACGCAAACGCTTTCCTCGATACTGTTATTGCTACTTTTAGCGAAGAAGATGCAGCCCGCATTAAAACCATCGAGCGTACAACCAATCACGATGTGAAAGCAGTGGAATACTTTCTGAAAGAGAAGGTCGCATCCGTCCCTGCCCTGCATGCCGTATCTGAGTTTATTCACTTCGCCTGTACTTCAGAAGATATCAATAACCTGTCGCATGCGCTGATGCTTGAAACCGCACGCCGCGAAGTCATTGTGCCTTACTGGAAGAAGATCATTGCCGCAGTGAAAGACCTGGCGGTGCAGTATCGTGACATCCCGCTGCTGTCTCGCACGCACGGCCAGCCGGCGACTCCGTCGACCCTGGGTAAAGAAATGGCTAACGTCGCTTATCGTTTCGAACGTCAGTTATGCCAGCTGGAGCGCATCGAGATCCTGGGTAAAATCAACGGCGCGGTAGGAAATTATAATGCGCATATCGCCGCTTACCCGGAAGTAGACTGGCACCAGCTAAGTGAGGAGTTCGTCACCTCGTTGGGCGTGACCTGGAATCCGTACACCACGCAGATTGAACCACATGACTATATTGCCGAACTGTTTGACTGCATGGCGCGTTTTAACACTATCCTGATCGACTTCGATCGTGATATTTGGGGCTATATCGCGCTGAATCATTTCAGACAGAAGACGATTGCCGGTGAAATTGGTTCTTCCACCATGCCACACAAGGTCAATCCGATTGACTTCGAAAACTCCGAAGGCAATCTCGGCCTGGCAAACGCCGTGATGCAGCATCTGGCAAGAAAATTGCCCGTTTCACGCTGGCAGCGTGACCTGACCGACTCAACCGTGCTGCGCAACCTTGGCGTGGGTGTGGGTTACGCGTTGATTGCCTACCAGGCAACGCTAAAAGGCGTGTCCAAACTGGAGGTGAATCGCGACCGACTTCTGGATGAGCTGGATAACAACTGGGAAGTTCTGGCCGAACCAATTCAGACGGTAATGCGTCGTTATGGTATTGAGAAACCCTATGAGAAGCTGAAAGAGCTGACTCGTGGCAAACGCGTTGATGCGCAAGGCATGAAGACCTTTATCGACAGTCTGGCGCTGCCAGATGAAGAAAAAGCGCGTTTGAAGCAAATGACGCCGGCAAACTATCTCGGCCGTGCCGTTCAGATGGTTGACGATTTGCGATAA
- the lolD gene encoding lipoprotein-releasing ABC transporter ATP-binding protein LolD, whose amino-acid sequence MSNKILLQCDNLCKRYQEGSVQTEVLRNVTFEVQPGEMMAIVGSSGSGKSTLMHLLGGLDTPSSGDVRFDGSSLNAMSSAAKAGLRNRELGFIYQFHHLLPDFSALENVAMPLLIAKTARTQAQERAAQMLKAVGLEHRAAHRPSELSGGERQRVAIARALVNNPRLVLADEPTGNLDARNADAIFDLLNELNQRQGTAFLVVTHDLHLAKRLPRQMEMRDGQLSEQVKLAGRF is encoded by the coding sequence ATGAGTAACAAGATCCTGTTGCAGTGCGACAACCTGTGCAAGCGCTATCAGGAAGGCAGCGTGCAGACCGAGGTCTTGCGCAATGTCACCTTCGAGGTTCAGCCAGGTGAAATGATGGCCATTGTCGGCAGTTCCGGCTCGGGAAAGAGCACCCTGATGCATCTGCTGGGCGGCCTGGATACGCCAAGCTCTGGCGATGTGCGGTTCGACGGCAGCTCACTCAACGCCATGTCCTCTGCGGCAAAAGCCGGATTGCGTAACCGGGAGCTGGGCTTTATCTACCAGTTTCACCATCTGCTACCCGATTTCAGCGCGTTGGAAAATGTGGCTATGCCGCTGCTGATCGCGAAAACCGCCAGGACTCAGGCACAAGAACGGGCGGCGCAAATGCTGAAAGCAGTCGGTCTTGAGCATCGTGCGGCGCATCGCCCGTCTGAACTCTCCGGAGGCGAGCGCCAGCGCGTGGCGATTGCTCGTGCGCTGGTCAATAACCCGCGCCTGGTGCTGGCCGATGAGCCGACCGGCAATCTTGATGCTCGTAACGCTGATGCCATTTTCGATCTGTTAAATGAATTGAATCAGCGGCAGGGTACGGCTTTTTTGGTGGTCACCCACGATCTGCATCTGGCCAAACGTCTGCCGCGTCAGATGGAGATGCGTGACGGTCAGCTCAGCGAACAGGTGAAACTGGCAGGACGTTTCTGA
- the phoP gene encoding two-component system response regulator PhoP codes for MRVLIVEDNPLLRHHLAVQLREMGHQVDAAEDAKEADYFLNEHTPDITLVDLGLPDEDGMTLIRRWRTQEVRQPILVLTARDGWQAKVEALEAGADDYVTKPFHIEEVVARLQALMRRNCGLASQIITLQPFQVDLSRRELTINDRQIKLTAFEYTIIETLIRNAGKVVSKDSLMLQLYPDAELRESHTIDVLMGRLRKKIQAEHAQEVITTVRGQGYRFDL; via the coding sequence ATGCGTGTGTTAATTGTGGAAGATAATCCACTGCTGCGTCATCATCTGGCGGTGCAGCTGCGTGAGATGGGTCATCAGGTCGATGCCGCTGAAGATGCGAAAGAGGCTGACTACTTCCTCAACGAACACACCCCGGATATTACGCTGGTCGATCTTGGTCTGCCAGATGAAGACGGCATGACGCTGATCCGCCGCTGGCGTACTCAGGAAGTGCGTCAGCCTATTCTGGTATTGACCGCTCGTGACGGTTGGCAAGCCAAAGTTGAAGCGCTGGAAGCCGGTGCCGATGACTACGTCACCAAGCCGTTTCATATTGAAGAGGTGGTCGCACGTTTGCAGGCGCTGATGCGCCGCAACTGCGGTCTGGCCTCACAGATCATTACGCTGCAGCCTTTCCAGGTTGACCTCTCGCGCCGGGAATTAACCATCAACGACCGCCAGATTAAGCTCACCGCCTTCGAATACACCATTATTGAAACGTTGATTCGTAATGCTGGAAAAGTGGTCAGTAAGGATTCGCTGATGCTGCAACTCTATCCCGACGCTGAACTGCGCGAAAGCCATACCATCGATGTGTTGATGGGGCGTCTGCGCAAAAAGATTCAGGCAGAACATGCGCAGGAAGTTATCACTACAGTGCGCGGTCAGGGTTACCGCTTCGATCTCTGA
- the nagK gene encoding N-acetylglucosamine kinase: protein MYYGFDVGGSKIALGVYDAQRRLIWQQRVATPGDDYAQLLAVLQSLTQQADAFCGARGSVGIGVPGLPIADDGTLFSANIPAARGRTLRADLSERVGREVRIDNDANCFALSEAWDNEFIDYPVVLGVILGTGVGAGLIVDGKPVTGRNHMVGELGHMRLPVDALRVLGHDIPLLPCGCGKQGCIEGYLSGTGFSWLWQHFYQQAQSAPEIIARYYQGEADALAHTERYCELLAVCLGNILTLLDPHLVVLGGGLSNFDALYDGLAERVRSHLLPIARPPRFAKARHGDAGGMRGAAFLHLNV from the coding sequence ATGTATTACGGTTTTGATGTCGGCGGCAGTAAAATTGCCCTTGGCGTGTATGACGCTCAGCGACGGCTTATCTGGCAGCAGCGGGTTGCCACGCCAGGAGATGACTATGCACAGCTGCTGGCCGTACTGCAAAGTCTGACGCAGCAGGCAGATGCCTTTTGTGGCGCACGGGGCAGCGTGGGTATTGGCGTACCGGGGCTGCCGATAGCGGATGACGGTACGCTGTTTAGCGCTAATATCCCGGCGGCGCGCGGGCGTACGCTACGGGCCGATCTCAGCGAGCGTGTTGGTCGGGAAGTGCGTATTGATAATGATGCCAACTGTTTTGCCCTGTCCGAAGCCTGGGATAACGAATTCATCGACTATCCGGTAGTATTGGGGGTTATTCTCGGCACTGGCGTTGGCGCTGGGCTTATAGTCGACGGAAAGCCGGTTACCGGGCGTAACCATATGGTCGGCGAACTCGGCCATATGCGTCTGCCGGTAGATGCGCTGCGGGTGCTTGGCCATGATATTCCTCTGCTGCCCTGTGGCTGCGGTAAGCAGGGTTGTATTGAGGGCTATCTCTCAGGAACCGGATTTTCCTGGCTGTGGCAGCATTTTTATCAGCAGGCACAGAGTGCGCCGGAGATTATCGCTCGTTATTATCAAGGCGAGGCTGACGCCTTGGCGCACACCGAACGTTATTGCGAGCTGCTGGCCGTTTGTTTAGGCAATATTTTGACGCTGCTGGATCCGCACCTGGTGGTTCTGGGCGGCGGTTTGTCCAACTTCGATGCGCTGTATGACGGTCTGGCAGAACGGGTGAGGTCTCATCTGTTACCGATAGCCCGGCCACCGCGCTTTGCTAAGGCGCGTCATGGAGACGCAGGAGGAATGCGCGGTGCCGCATTCCTGCACCTGAATGTTTAG
- a CDS encoding benzoate/H(+) symporter BenE family transporter, whose protein sequence is MRSPQALNHPTFPAVAAGFVAVLVSYTSSAAIIFQAAEAAGASAAQIGGWITVLGLAMGVTTLALSLWYRTPVLTAWSTPGAALLVTSLPGTPLDEAIGVFVFASALMLICGITGIFSRLMNAIPQAITSAMLAGILLHFGIHGFAALQVNVALSGTMCLVWLLSRRWSPRYAIVLTLLAGLLVAAIQGDIHLNHTPRFAMPQFIAPHFSLSSLMGIGIPFFVVTMASQNAPGIAALKAHGYALPVSPLIAWTALTALLLAPFGGFSVCIAAITAAICMGEDVHRDPQRRYWAAAAAGVFYLLAGIYGGAIIGLFNALPLAFIHTIAGLALLGTLSASLQRALGDEKQRDAATIAFLITASGVTLLGVGSAFWGLIGGVIAHPILTPSRR, encoded by the coding sequence ATGCGTTCACCCCAGGCTCTGAACCACCCCACTTTTCCGGCGGTCGCCGCCGGATTTGTTGCCGTGCTGGTCAGTTACACCAGTTCTGCCGCCATTATCTTCCAGGCGGCAGAAGCGGCAGGTGCCAGCGCCGCGCAGATCGGAGGATGGATAACGGTACTCGGTCTGGCAATGGGCGTGACGACATTGGCACTGTCGCTGTGGTATCGCACGCCGGTGCTCACCGCCTGGTCAACGCCCGGTGCTGCGCTGCTGGTCACCAGTTTGCCGGGCACACCGCTTGATGAAGCGATTGGCGTATTTGTCTTCGCCTCCGCCCTGATGCTGATTTGCGGAATAACCGGGATTTTCTCTCGCTTGATGAACGCCATCCCACAGGCCATTACCAGCGCGATGCTGGCCGGTATCCTGCTGCACTTCGGTATTCATGGGTTCGCTGCGCTGCAGGTTAACGTTGCCCTGAGCGGCACCATGTGTCTGGTTTGGCTGCTGTCACGCCGCTGGTCACCGCGCTATGCCATCGTGTTGACGTTGCTGGCAGGCTTACTTGTGGCTGCCATACAGGGCGATATTCATCTGAACCACACGCCACGTTTCGCCATGCCGCAGTTTATTGCACCGCACTTTAGCCTGTCCTCGTTGATGGGTATTGGCATCCCGTTTTTCGTGGTCACCATGGCATCCCAGAACGCGCCAGGGATTGCCGCGCTGAAGGCCCACGGCTATGCCCTGCCGGTGTCACCACTGATTGCCTGGACCGCGCTGACCGCCCTGCTGCTGGCACCGTTCGGCGGGTTTAGCGTCTGTATCGCCGCAATCACCGCAGCCATTTGTATGGGGGAAGATGTGCACAGAGATCCTCAACGCCGATATTGGGCGGCAGCGGCGGCCGGAGTCTTTTATCTGCTGGCGGGAATATATGGTGGTGCCATCATTGGACTTTTTAATGCACTGCCGCTGGCGTTTATTCATACCATCGCCGGGCTGGCGCTGCTGGGTACGCTTTCCGCCAGCCTGCAACGCGCGCTGGGGGATGAAAAGCAGCGTGATGCGGCGACAATCGCTTTTCTGATCACCGCCTCGGGCGTCACTCTGCTGGGAGTGGGTTCCGCATTTTGGGGATTAATCGGCGGCGTTATCGCCCACCCGATCCTGACGCCGTCCAGGCGCTGA
- the phoQ gene encoding two-component system sensor histidine kinase PhoQ — translation MINFSSRRKKPFSLRIRFLLATAAVVLTMSLSYGMVAVVGYVVSFDKNTYRVLRSESNLFFTLAKWQDDKLTIMQPERMTLNFPALVFIYDDGGKLIWQQRDVPDIRSKIQREWLKKSDFYEIDTNNHTSREVLGNDRDAQKKLSDYDDDGNDTFTHSVAVNRYNATLTLPKLTIVVVDSIPQELQHSDIVWSWFSYVLLANLLLIIPLLWLAAHWSLRPIGSLAAQVRELEGGSRETLDPSTPQELKGLVRNLNLLLDNERQRYTRYRTTLSDLAHSLKTPLAVLQSTLRSLRGGRNLSIQQAEPIMLEQISRISQQIGYYLHRASMQADHHALKRDLHSVPALLDSLGSALNKVYQRKGVVLTLDISPEVIFVGEQNDFMEVMGNVLDNACKYCLEFVEVSVQQSENTLRIIVEDDGPGIPENKRDLIFIRGQRADTLRPGQGLGLSLARDILEQYAGEISTSTSALGGARMEVIFQRQ, via the coding sequence ATGATTAATTTTAGTTCTCGCCGTAAAAAACCCTTCTCGTTACGCATCCGTTTCCTCCTTGCCACCGCCGCCGTTGTTTTGACAATGTCTCTCTCCTACGGCATGGTTGCAGTGGTCGGTTACGTGGTGAGCTTCGATAAAAACACTTACCGCGTACTGCGCAGTGAAAGTAATCTGTTTTTCACCCTGGCTAAATGGCAGGACGATAAGCTGACTATCATGCAACCCGAGCGCATGACGCTTAATTTTCCAGCGCTGGTGTTTATTTATGACGATGGCGGTAAGCTTATCTGGCAGCAGCGGGATGTGCCGGATATCCGCTCGAAAATTCAGCGTGAATGGCTGAAAAAGTCTGATTTTTATGAAATTGACACCAACAATCACACCAGCCGCGAAGTGCTGGGCAATGATCGTGACGCACAGAAAAAGTTAAGCGACTATGACGATGACGGCAATGATACTTTCACCCACTCGGTGGCGGTCAATCGTTATAATGCAACGCTAACTTTGCCAAAGCTCACCATCGTGGTCGTCGACTCCATTCCTCAGGAGCTGCAACATTCCGACATCGTGTGGTCATGGTTCAGCTACGTGCTGCTGGCCAATCTGCTGCTGATCATTCCACTGTTGTGGCTTGCTGCGCACTGGAGCCTGCGCCCTATCGGCTCACTGGCGGCACAGGTACGCGAGCTGGAAGGCGGTAGCCGTGAAACGCTCGACCCGTCCACTCCGCAAGAACTCAAGGGACTGGTACGTAATTTAAACCTGCTGCTGGATAACGAGCGCCAGCGCTACACCCGCTACCGAACCACGTTGAGTGATTTGGCGCACAGCCTGAAAACACCGCTGGCGGTATTGCAGAGCACGCTTCGTTCATTACGCGGTGGTCGTAACCTTTCCATACAACAAGCTGAGCCGATAATGCTGGAGCAGATTAGCCGTATTTCGCAGCAGATAGGATATTATTTGCATCGCGCCAGCATGCAGGCCGATCACCATGCCCTGAAGCGCGACCTGCACTCGGTACCCGCCCTGCTCGACAGCCTGGGTTCGGCGCTGAATAAGGTTTACCAGCGCAAAGGCGTGGTTTTGACCCTGGATATTTCTCCGGAAGTGATCTTCGTCGGTGAACAAAATGATTTTATGGAAGTCATGGGCAACGTGCTGGATAACGCCTGTAAATACTGCCTGGAGTTTGTTGAGGTTAGCGTCCAGCAATCTGAAAATACCTTGCGTATCATCGTTGAAGATGACGGTCCCGGCATCCCGGAAAACAAGCGGGACCTGATATTTATCCGTGGCCAGCGCGCTGATACCCTGCGCCCGGGACAGGGCCTTGGGCTGTCGCTGGCACGAGATATCCTGGAACAGTACGCCGGGGAGATCAGCACCAGCACCAGCGCGCTTGGCGGTGCACGGATGGAAGTGATTTTTCAGCGCCAGTAA
- the cobB gene encoding Sir2 family NAD+-dependent deacetylase: MMRTPRRRLRLARYKKTRRQVHQRFRQRIFERDRNIEIARDRLPRVVVLTGAGISAESGIKTFRAADGLWEDHKVEDVATPEGFARNPQRVQDFYNQRRRQLQQPDVQPNAAHLALAELEAALGDHFLLVTQNIDNLHERAGNHNVIHMHGELLKVRCSNSGQTLHWNEDVKPNDRCHCCQFPSVLRPHIVWFGEMPLQMDEIGQAIVEADYFVAIGTSGHVYPAAGFVHEARLQGAHTIELNLEPSQVGSEFEQKHYGLASQVVPEWVHNVLKMIARPIAQHNCEPSSAPGRRQDRVGDNAAD; encoded by the coding sequence ATGATGCGTACACCCCGTCGCCGCCTGAGGCTGGCACGCTACAAGAAGACCCGACGCCAGGTACACCAGCGTTTCCGTCAGCGCATTTTTGAACGCGACCGCAATATTGAGATTGCCCGCGATCGACTGCCTCGGGTTGTCGTGCTCACCGGCGCGGGCATCTCTGCGGAGTCAGGCATAAAGACCTTTCGCGCCGCAGACGGATTATGGGAAGACCACAAGGTCGAAGATGTGGCCACGCCTGAAGGCTTCGCCCGTAACCCGCAGCGGGTTCAGGATTTCTATAATCAGCGCCGTCGTCAGCTCCAACAGCCAGACGTTCAGCCGAATGCCGCACATCTGGCGCTGGCGGAACTGGAAGCGGCGCTGGGCGACCATTTTCTGCTGGTGACCCAGAATATTGACAACCTGCACGAGCGGGCGGGCAACCACAATGTCATCCATATGCACGGGGAACTGCTGAAGGTACGCTGTAGCAACAGTGGCCAGACCCTGCACTGGAACGAAGATGTCAAACCCAACGATCGCTGCCACTGTTGCCAGTTCCCGTCGGTACTGCGCCCGCATATCGTATGGTTTGGCGAAATGCCTTTGCAGATGGACGAAATAGGCCAGGCCATTGTTGAAGCGGATTATTTCGTCGCCATCGGCACCTCTGGCCACGTCTATCCGGCTGCCGGCTTCGTGCACGAGGCCCGCTTGCAGGGGGCGCACACCATCGAGCTTAATCTGGAACCGAGCCAGGTGGGCAGCGAATTTGAACAGAAGCACTACGGGCTGGCGAGTCAGGTCGTGCCCGAATGGGTTCACAATGTGCTGAAGATGATTGCCCGGCCGATCGCACAGCACAACTGTGAACCCTCTTCAGCGCCTGGACGGCGTCAGGATCGGGTGGGCGATAACGCCGCCGATTAA
- the lolE gene encoding lipoprotein-releasing ABC transporter permease subunit LolE: MAGSLSLLLGLRFSRGRRRGGMVSLISAISTVGIALGVAVLIIGLSAMNGFERELNQRILAVVPHGEIEPVNQPFTGWQALLPKIAQVPGVAAAAPYINFTGLIESGSKLQAVQVKGIDPQLESRLSALPSYVQGHAWQSFAPGKQQILLGQGVADSLKLKQGEWLTVMIPNSDAGHKLLQPKRVRLQVAGVLKLSGMLDHSLALVPLDDAQQLLGMGENVTGIAIKANDPFNAAAVVRQAGEVTHSYVYIRSWIGTYGYMYRDIQMIRAIMYLAMVLVIGVACFNIVSTLVMAVKDKSSDIAVLRTLGAKDGLIRAIFVWYGLLAGLLGSVSGVVVGVLAAVNLTPIMHAIEAVTGYQFLSGDIYFIDFLPSELQWRDVVAVLLTSLVLSLIASWYPARRASRIDPARVLSGQ, encoded by the coding sequence ATGGCGGGATCTCTTTCATTATTGCTGGGTTTGCGCTTCAGCCGGGGCCGGCGGCGCGGCGGCATGGTATCGCTGATCTCGGCGATCTCAACCGTGGGCATTGCGCTGGGCGTTGCCGTATTGATCATCGGCCTGAGCGCAATGAACGGATTTGAACGTGAACTCAACCAGCGCATTCTGGCGGTGGTTCCGCATGGCGAAATCGAACCCGTTAACCAGCCGTTCACCGGATGGCAGGCGCTGTTACCGAAGATCGCACAGGTTCCCGGCGTGGCGGCAGCGGCACCCTATATTAATTTTACCGGGCTGATTGAAAGCGGCAGCAAGCTACAGGCGGTTCAGGTAAAAGGGATTGATCCACAGCTGGAAAGCCGTCTTAGCGCGTTGCCATCTTACGTACAGGGGCATGCGTGGCAAAGTTTCGCGCCGGGTAAGCAGCAGATCCTGCTGGGACAAGGGGTGGCAGACAGCCTTAAGCTAAAACAGGGCGAATGGCTGACAGTGATGATCCCCAACAGCGATGCTGGCCACAAATTGCTGCAGCCTAAGCGCGTGCGTTTGCAGGTGGCCGGCGTGCTTAAACTCAGCGGCATGCTCGATCACAGCCTGGCCTTGGTACCGTTGGACGATGCCCAACAGCTGCTGGGCATGGGGGAAAATGTGACGGGTATTGCCATCAAAGCCAACGATCCGTTCAACGCGGCTGCCGTGGTGCGCCAGGCCGGGGAAGTGACGCATTCTTACGTTTATATTCGTAGCTGGATCGGCACCTACGGATATATGTATCGCGACATTCAGATGATCCGCGCGATTATGTATCTGGCAATGGTGCTGGTGATCGGCGTTGCCTGCTTTAATATCGTGTCCACGCTGGTGATGGCAGTGAAAGATAAGAGCAGCGATATTGCGGTACTGCGCACTTTGGGGGCTAAAGATGGCCTTATTCGCGCCATTTTTGTCTGGTACGGACTGCTGGCCGGGCTGTTGGGCAGCGTCAGTGGCGTCGTGGTTGGGGTACTGGCTGCCGTTAATCTGACGCCCATCATGCACGCGATTGAAGCGGTAACGGGCTACCAATTCCTCTCCGGTGATATCTATTTTATTGATTTTCTGCCCTCTGAACTGCAATGGCGCGATGTTGTTGCCGTACTGTTGACATCGCTGGTGCTCAGTCTGATCGCCAGCTGGTACCCCGCTCGCCGCGCCAGCCGTATCGACCCGGCCAGGGTGCTCAGCGGCCAGTAA
- a CDS encoding helix-turn-helix domain-containing protein yields the protein MDRLQHHLAQTLKAQRATRGWSLTQAAQMTGVSKAMLGQIERAESSPTIATLWKIASGFNLPFSSFIAADIADRGAARSQGQLQGYRQPNHGMQIVPLFPFDAETGFEMLVVELVAGALSESSAHEQGVIEHAIVISGQLEIAVDGCRQRLKEGEALRFHADRPHSYCNPGKTLLCFHNIIHYPRYPRR from the coding sequence GTGGACAGGTTACAACATCATCTGGCGCAAACTCTGAAGGCGCAGCGTGCAACGCGCGGCTGGAGCCTCACTCAGGCGGCACAGATGACCGGGGTGAGTAAGGCCATGCTCGGGCAAATCGAGCGCGCGGAGTCAAGTCCTACCATCGCGACGCTATGGAAGATCGCCAGCGGTTTTAACCTGCCATTTTCTTCTTTTATCGCTGCGGACATCGCCGATCGTGGCGCTGCGCGCAGTCAAGGTCAGTTGCAGGGATATCGTCAGCCTAATCATGGAATGCAGATAGTGCCGTTATTTCCCTTCGATGCAGAGACAGGCTTTGAAATGCTGGTCGTTGAGTTGGTGGCGGGAGCGCTGAGCGAATCCAGCGCGCATGAGCAGGGCGTGATTGAGCACGCAATCGTCATTAGCGGGCAGCTGGAGATCGCGGTTGATGGCTGCAGGCAGCGGCTTAAAGAAGGGGAGGCGCTGCGTTTTCACGCGGACCGGCCGCACAGCTATTGCAATCCGGGTAAAACGTTACTCTGTTTTCATAATATCATTCATTACCCGCGTTACCCGCGTCGGTAA
- a CDS encoding cupin domain-containing protein, whose amino-acid sequence MEYQLDLNWPDFINRYWQKRPVVLKRGFKNFVDPISPDELAGLAMENEVDSRLVSHQDGKWQVGHGPFESYDHLGENNWSLLVQAVNHWHEPSAALMHPFRAIPDWRVDDLMISFSVAGGGVGPHFDQYDVFIIQGTGRRRWRVGEKREMKQHCPHPDLLQVEPFDAIIDEEMEPGDILYIPPGFPHEGYSLENAINYSVGFRAPSGRELISGFADYVLAREMGSHRFSDPDVQMRDNNAEILPAELDGIRAMMLDVINQPQHFNQWFGEFISQSRHELDVAPPEPPYQPDEIYDALQQSSQLTRLGGLRVVSIGEAVFINGESVESPHRSALMALANQLTLGQEQLGDALEDPSFLAQLAALVNSGYWYFADQE is encoded by the coding sequence ATGGAATATCAGCTCGATCTCAACTGGCCCGACTTTATTAACCGCTACTGGCAGAAACGCCCGGTGGTGCTAAAACGCGGCTTTAAAAACTTTGTCGACCCCATTTCTCCTGACGAGCTGGCTGGCCTGGCGATGGAAAACGAAGTGGATAGTCGCCTGGTCAGCCATCAGGATGGAAAATGGCAGGTCGGACACGGGCCGTTTGAGAGCTATGATCACCTTGGGGAAAATAACTGGTCGCTGCTGGTACAGGCGGTTAATCACTGGCATGAGCCTTCTGCCGCGCTGATGCATCCCTTCCGCGCCATTCCTGACTGGCGTGTTGACGACCTGATGATCTCCTTCTCGGTAGCCGGTGGCGGCGTAGGGCCTCACTTTGATCAGTATGATGTGTTTATCATCCAGGGCACCGGCCGCCGTCGCTGGCGAGTAGGTGAAAAAAGAGAGATGAAACAGCACTGTCCACATCCGGATCTGTTACAGGTGGAGCCTTTTGATGCCATTATCGATGAAGAGATGGAGCCAGGGGACATTCTTTATATTCCGCCAGGCTTCCCTCATGAAGGCTATTCGCTGGAAAACGCCATAAATTACTCGGTGGGCTTCCGTGCGCCAAGCGGGCGCGAGTTGATCAGCGGTTTTGCCGACTACGTGCTGGCACGCGAAATGGGAAGCCATCGTTTCAGCGATCCGGATGTACAAATGCGTGATAACAATGCAGAGATCCTCCCCGCAGAACTGGACGGTATCCGCGCTATGATGCTGGATGTCATCAACCAACCGCAGCACTTCAACCAGTGGTTTGGCGAATTTATTTCGCAATCGCGCCACGAACTGGATGTCGCTCCGCCTGAACCCCCGTATCAACCGGATGAAATTTACGATGCGTTGCAACAAAGCAGTCAACTGACACGTCTGGGAGGGCTGCGCGTGGTTTCCATTGGCGAGGCGGTATTTATCAATGGTGAAAGTGTGGAATCGCCCCACCGCTCTGCTCTGATGGCACTGGCTAACCAGCTGACGCTGGGCCAGGAACAGCTGGGTGATGCGCTTGAAGACCCCTCGTTTCTGGCACAGCTGGCAGCGTTGGTTAACAGCGGCTACTGGTATTTTGCCGACCAGGAATAA